One window of Nocardia nova SH22a genomic DNA carries:
- a CDS encoding FAD-binding oxidoreductase has product MGGSVVFAGEPGFEAVGAGYQTRRRHRPDVVVTAANAEDVVTAVEFAAARDVPVAVQCTGHALAAVAGEGGVLIDTSRMNGFRIDPAERTVHLAAGVRWGAVIRRAARYGLAPLSGSAPDIAAVPYTLGGGLGLLARQFGYAADLVRELDVVTPDGRRRRVTATRDADLFWALRGGRDNFGVVVGMEMALLPVRSLYGGGLYFAPTSAEQVFHHYCEWTRRVPPELSSSLALVSLPDVPAVAEPLRGRRVVHLRLAYNGPPGEGRELIAGFRAIGPLLDTVAEMPFTASASIYNEPGPGAFEATNILLGPIGDDLIGRLLDTAGPAADLPNMVELHHLGGRLAEPPVIGSAVGYRDAEFLLLMASRGDERRLDAARSAHRELVESMWPWWTGGRCLNFLTCDADPEMVRSCYAAADYQRLRQIKARVDPRNLFRHNHNIPPVGNFRAARNLPPVASGAADG; this is encoded by the coding sequence GTGGGCGGATCGGTGGTGTTCGCCGGGGAACCGGGGTTCGAGGCGGTCGGTGCGGGATATCAGACCCGGCGGCGGCATCGCCCGGATGTGGTGGTCACGGCTGCCAATGCCGAGGATGTCGTCACCGCCGTGGAATTCGCTGCCGCGCGGGATGTTCCGGTTGCGGTGCAGTGCACCGGTCACGCGCTGGCGGCGGTCGCGGGGGAGGGCGGCGTGCTGATCGACACCTCCCGGATGAACGGGTTCCGGATCGATCCCGCGGAGCGGACCGTGCATCTCGCGGCCGGAGTGCGCTGGGGTGCGGTGATCCGGCGGGCAGCGCGATACGGTCTGGCTCCGCTGTCCGGTTCGGCGCCGGACATCGCCGCGGTGCCGTACACCCTCGGCGGTGGGCTCGGCTTGCTGGCCAGGCAATTCGGGTACGCGGCCGATCTCGTACGCGAACTCGATGTGGTGACGCCGGACGGTCGGCGGCGCCGGGTCACCGCGACGCGGGACGCGGATCTGTTCTGGGCGCTGCGCGGTGGCCGCGACAACTTCGGCGTGGTGGTCGGGATGGAGATGGCGTTGCTGCCGGTGCGATCGTTGTACGGCGGCGGGCTGTATTTCGCCCCGACATCCGCCGAACAGGTCTTCCATCACTACTGCGAATGGACGCGGCGCGTGCCTCCGGAACTCTCCTCGTCGTTGGCGCTGGTCTCGTTGCCGGATGTTCCGGCGGTTGCCGAACCGCTGCGCGGCCGCCGGGTCGTGCATCTTCGCCTTGCCTACAACGGGCCGCCGGGCGAGGGACGGGAATTGATCGCCGGATTCCGCGCGATTGGTCCGCTACTCGACACAGTGGCCGAAATGCCCTTCACCGCAAGCGCTTCGATCTACAACGAGCCGGGACCGGGCGCATTCGAGGCAACCAACATCCTGCTGGGCCCGATCGGCGACGATCTGATCGGACGGCTGCTCGACACCGCCGGTCCGGCCGCGGATCTGCCGAATATGGTCGAGTTGCATCATCTGGGCGGCAGGCTCGCGGAGCCGCCCGTGATCGGAAGTGCGGTGGGGTACCGAGATGCCGAGTTCCTCCTGCTCATGGCCTCACGCGGGGATGAGCGACGGCTCGATGCCGCGCGATCGGCCCATCGCGAACTCGTCGAATCGATGTGGCCGTGGTGGACCGGCGGGCGGTGCCTGAACTTCCTCACCTGTGATGCCGATCCGGAGATGGTCCGGAGTTGTTACGCGGCAGCGGATTACCAGCGTCTGCGGCAGATCAAGGCGCGGGTGGATCCGCGAAACCTCTTCCGCCACAACCACAATATTCCGCCCGTGGGTAATTTCCGCGCCGCGCGCAATCTTCCGCCCGTGGCCAGCGGGGCCGCAGACGGCTGA
- a CDS encoding MarR family winged helix-turn-helix transcriptional regulator, with the protein MSTDTTPDEPLPALLEQVKGITLAKLHRRLAATGFDGIAYRHGHVFRFIGEEGARITDLAARSGITKQGVGELVTELEQMGYVERTADPDDRRAKTVRLTARGVDAQASSRAILDEIDAEWSRTIGAHELRVLRTTLEAIVASEAPKPTST; encoded by the coding sequence ATGAGCACCGACACCACCCCCGACGAACCACTGCCCGCTCTGCTCGAACAGGTCAAGGGCATCACCCTCGCCAAACTGCACCGGCGTCTGGCCGCCACGGGATTCGACGGCATTGCCTACCGCCATGGGCATGTTTTCCGCTTCATCGGCGAGGAGGGCGCACGCATCACCGATCTGGCCGCCCGATCCGGAATCACCAAACAGGGCGTCGGCGAACTGGTGACCGAACTCGAGCAGATGGGATATGTGGAGCGCACCGCCGATCCGGACGACCGGCGGGCCAAAACCGTGCGCCTGACCGCACGCGGCGTCGACGCACAGGCCAGCAGCCGGGCGATACTCGACGAGATCGATGCCGAATGGTCGCGCACGATCGGCGCACACGAACTACGCGTGCTGCGCACGACGCTCGAGGCGATCGTGGCGAGCGAAGCGCCGAAGCCCACCAGCACCTGA
- a CDS encoding GNAT family N-acetyltransferase, whose amino-acid sequence MAGDVAIVPMGLGHLRQVLDLGYEVFDTAAKPYTSWSLTSVAEHLDSPDEACWVALDSDRVVGFVLGSMEFELRDDWGYLEWIAVAPDMQGRGLARRLVDICSEALFARGARRIVTDVEQSNTASATLMTRSGFAPATSVTLFVRPNPAEPESDSEAPLPPVPPGTKRALIRRGRLAGDNRPTR is encoded by the coding sequence ATGGCTGGCGATGTGGCGATCGTTCCGATGGGGCTCGGGCATTTGCGGCAGGTGCTGGATCTCGGATACGAGGTTTTCGACACCGCGGCGAAACCCTATACGTCGTGGTCGCTGACCTCGGTGGCCGAACATCTGGATTCGCCGGACGAGGCGTGCTGGGTCGCTCTGGATTCGGACCGGGTGGTGGGGTTCGTACTCGGATCGATGGAGTTCGAACTGCGCGACGACTGGGGATATCTGGAATGGATCGCGGTGGCTCCGGATATGCAGGGGCGCGGGCTGGCCCGGCGACTGGTCGACATCTGCTCGGAGGCGCTGTTCGCGCGCGGGGCGCGGCGCATCGTCACCGATGTGGAGCAGAGCAATACCGCCTCGGCGACTCTCATGACCCGCAGTGGATTCGCCCCGGCCACCTCGGTGACGCTGTTCGTGCGGCCGAATCCTGCTGAGCCGGAATCGGATTCGGAGGCGCCACTACCGCCCGTACCGCCCGGAACCAAGCGTGCGCTGATCCGGCGAGGACGGCTCGCGGG